The Paenarthrobacter aurescens region ACACAGAACCCCGCCACGGTAAGCACGCGGCTGAAGGGTGCCGCTGCCCTGCCCGGATGTGCCGTTGAAAAAGTTTTCAAAAAAACTTTGTACCCCGCGTAACCCTTTGGGGTGCCGTGACGATTACGTCATTGAAAGGGCCGAGCTGGAATTTGTCCCCCATCATGTTCCAGCTCGGTTCTTCCTTGTCTGCGGGGAGTTTGCGCAGGAGTTTGTCTGCGGGAGTTTGCGCGGGAGTTTGCGTCCGAACAGGTAAGACGGACAGCGGGTCTTTCCATGGAAGGCCGGGTCAAGCGGTTACCCTAGGTGGGGTCGTCCGTTGGTGACAAGGCGGACGTCCAGGCCCAAGCAACGGACCTGCCGCCGATCGAAAGCCTCATTCCTGTGACGGACGCATTGACCGATGAAGCGCTACATGCACTCAAGGGCAATAACGCGGAACTGTTCGGCGCCGTTTACCAGGCGTACGCCGGCCAGGTTCTTGGATATCTGACGGCCAAAGGCGTCTCAGACCCGGAAGCAGTGACCCAGGATGTTTTCCTTGCCGTCCTGCCCCGCCTGGATGACATCAGCGGCGGGGTTCATGGCCTCCGGACCTTCATTTTCTCGGTTGCTCATGCCCGCATGGTGGATGAGCATCGGAAGCAAAGCAGGTCTCCGGAACACCACGAGTTCGAGCCCGACCGGGACACTCGGGAAGTGAGTTCCGCAGAGACCGAAGCCATGGGACTTCTGGCACCCAAGGAAGTCATGAAACTTCTGGATTACCTTGGCGACGAGCAGCGGGAGGTCTTGACCCTCCGCATCGTGGCAGGCCTGACCGTTGAGCAGGTGGCCGACATCATGGGGAAATCCGCCGGGGCAGTGAAACAACTGCAGCGGCGGGCACTTATTACGCTCCGTGAGCATTCGGCTGTAAAGGAATACGTGTGTCCATGACGTACAGGGATAGTGAACGCGAAGCTATTGTGGACGAGCTCCTGCTCGACGCCGCCGCCTCCACTGATGATGCCGGCTCCACTGATTCTGCCGACGAAACTGACGTGCGGCAGATTCTTCTTGCCATTGGCTCCTTCGCGGACTTTGCGGCCCCAGCCCCGGGTGCGGAGCTTTCCGCCATGCTGGACGGCCCGCATGATGAACTCAGTAAACGCCGCTGGAGGCATAAGCACCGCACAGCCGTAGTCAGCGTTGCTGTGGTGGCAGCGATGGGGCTGGGCGTCAGTGGGGTTGCCGCGGCGAGTTCCGGATTTACGCGCAACCCGTCTTTCCTGGATGAGCTGTTGGGCAACGTCCGTCCCCAGCCAGCTGCCGCCGAATCCGTTCTGCCCGTTCCGGACGCACCGCGCGTCACTACCGAACCAGCACCCGTGGATCCTGCAGCGATTCCACCCGCCGTACCTGGTGAAACCCAGGCACAGGCAACCGCGGAGGCGCAGGCCGCGCTTCCCAGCCAGGCAAAGGCGCCGAACCTGGTTCCAGCGCCCGCGAATGCTTCGGATCAGTCTGCGCCCGGCCCTGCCGACATCGCTCCCGGCCCTGCCGACAGCACTCCCGGGCCCGGCCACAGCAATCCCGGTCCCGCTCAAAGTAACCCCTCAGCCGGAAAGACGACACAGAGCGACGCTTTACCGGGCAGCCTCCCGCCGGGGAATGCCAACCAGCCGAATACTGCGCCCAACCTGACCCTGAGCCCGCAGGAAAAGCCTGGATCCGGCAAGGAAGAGAAGCAGCAAGCCATCAGACCTGATGCATCCCTCCATGGTGATGGGAAGCCGGCCAAAACCAAGCCCGGCTCAGATGGCGCCAAGCCCGGACACCTGCCTCGGGTCCCCAGCAACGAGCGGGCTGATGACAAAGGCCAGGGCTCCGAGGATCAGTTGAAGCAGTGGCTCAAACGCGGAGACCGCTAGGGGCTTCCCGCCTAGTCCGGCCAGATGCAATCCGCCATGGAAGCGGGCCTGGGCTTAATGCCTTTGTATGCAGAATATTCGGCAAAGGGGGCAAAAGCAGCCGGGAGTAAGCTTGGGTCATGATGCAAGTCAACGATCCGGCCGTCGTGGAGCGGTTGATGCGAACAAAGGGCACTTGGGCCATTGTTGGACTCAGTACCAATCAGTGGCGCTCCGCATACGACGTCTCGCTCTACGTCCGGGACAAGATGGGCATGGAGATCATCCCCGTCAACCTCAAGGGTGAGAATGTGCACGGCGAGAAGGGGTACACGTCCCTCGCGGACATTCCCGAGGCCCGGCACCCCATCGATGTTGTTGACTGCTTCGTCAATTCCCAACGCGTGGGGGCGGTGATTGACCAAGCGATCGCCATTGGCGCCAAGGCGGTGTGGCTTCAGCTGGGGGTCTTTGACGACGACGCCGTGCAGCGCGCACGCGACGCCGGACTGGACGTTGTGGTCAATTCATGCCCGGCACGCGAAGGCTGGCACTACGGCCTGTGATTGCCGTTTCGATTCCTCTGCTAGATTGCAGCTGAATCATTTTTTGAGTCTTGGGGGACAACCATGTTCGGCGGCCATTCTTCGGTGCCTTTTTCCACTCCCAGCAGGCGGGCCGTCTTCAGTGTTTTAGGCGCCTCAGTGGTGGCCGGCCTGACAGCGTGCACCTCGGCGGAAAGTTCGACGCCGGGGCAGACTTCCGGTGGCTCGTCCGCGCCGCCCGAGGTGCCGGGGCCCAACGGTGCGCTCGCCGTGGGCGGCGAGGTGCCGACGTCGTCCGCTTCTCCGACGCCCACGCCCGCCCCCGCCAAGCGAATCCGGCGTACGTTCATCCCGGACTATCAGTTGCCGCCGATCGTGGGTGGGTTGGCGCCGGTGATCACCAGGATCCAGACCAAGCATCCAGTGGTGTTCCTGACCATTGATGACGGCAACATCAAAACGCCTGAGTCGATCAAGCTTATGGCAGAGTACGACTACCCCTCGTCACTGTTCCTCACCAGGGACACTGTGGCGGACAACCCGGCGTTCTTCAACGCGTTCAAAGCCCAGGGCAGTTTGATCGAGAACCACACCGTCACGCACAACATCAACATGGTGCGGCAGTGGGGCTATCAGCAGCAGCTCAATGACATGGTGGGAATGCAGGAGTACGCATTCCAGCACTACGGCCGGCGGCCCACCCTGTTCCGTCCCCCGGGAGGGGCTTACTCGGATGTGATGCGCAAAGCCGTGGCCGACGCCGGAATGAAGGCGATAGTTACCTGGGAGGCCAAAGCGAACGCTGGGAAGATGGACTACCAGGTGGGCAATTCCCTGCGTCCCGGCGATATTGTGCTCATGCATTTCCGGGCTGAGTTTGCCGCCGACCTCGCGGCCTTCCGGGCTGCCCAGTTGGCTGCAGGGCTCGAAGTGGTGCTGCTGGAAGATTTCCTGGGCGTAGCGTAGGCGCTGCCTCGGGCGAGGGGCGTGGTGGCTGCCCCTGAGCGCCAGTAGGCTCTCCCCATGGATGTTCCTACCCTCCGTGAAATTTGCCTCAGCTTCCCCGGCGCGTTCGAGGACTTTCCATTTGGCCCTGAAACCTCCGTGTTCAAGGTGCGTTCCGTCGTCGCTGGTGGTTCACGTCAGGAAGCCAAAATGTTCGCGCTCTCCACCATGGATCCGAAT contains the following coding sequences:
- a CDS encoding RNA polymerase sigma factor codes for the protein MTDALTDEALHALKGNNAELFGAVYQAYAGQVLGYLTAKGVSDPEAVTQDVFLAVLPRLDDISGGVHGLRTFIFSVAHARMVDEHRKQSRSPEHHEFEPDRDTREVSSAETEAMGLLAPKEVMKLLDYLGDEQREVLTLRIVAGLTVEQVADIMGKSAGAVKQLQRRALITLREHSAVKEYVCP
- a CDS encoding CoA-binding protein, which codes for MMQVNDPAVVERLMRTKGTWAIVGLSTNQWRSAYDVSLYVRDKMGMEIIPVNLKGENVHGEKGYTSLADIPEARHPIDVVDCFVNSQRVGAVIDQAIAIGAKAVWLQLGVFDDDAVQRARDAGLDVVVNSCPAREGWHYGL
- a CDS encoding polysaccharide deacetylase family protein: MFGGHSSVPFSTPSRRAVFSVLGASVVAGLTACTSAESSTPGQTSGGSSAPPEVPGPNGALAVGGEVPTSSASPTPTPAPAKRIRRTFIPDYQLPPIVGGLAPVITRIQTKHPVVFLTIDDGNIKTPESIKLMAEYDYPSSLFLTRDTVADNPAFFNAFKAQGSLIENHTVTHNINMVRQWGYQQQLNDMVGMQEYAFQHYGRRPTLFRPPGGAYSDVMRKAVADAGMKAIVTWEAKANAGKMDYQVGNSLRPGDIVLMHFRAEFAADLAAFRAAQLAAGLEVVLLEDFLGVA